The Flectobacillus major DSM 103 genome has a window encoding:
- a CDS encoding dipeptidase, whose translation MANALFEIKSSGLDYKTLHNVVITFDAHADVRDNFNTQENNPNLDTADQVDLPKLEKGNLDIINLTLYARTLPPTKDNFAEAERIVDQKLKAIKKWVKDNPEKLEFVYNSPDFERAGFSKRHGILLSFQNAYWFNDLKVIDKLYQEGVRIFAFNHVGNNAFAGSSRPVPAHGDNPNEELGLTPLGYEAVKKLNDLGVIIDVSQSSKKATLQIIEASRHPVIASNSAVKGKVNNSRNLSDEELKAIANKGGIVHIVAFAAYLNNNPQQKEDSYQQVYKPFGLKPEDGNPIDKLSKEDYQKFNEAYQKFSKSAWKYASLDDYLDAVDYAVKLIGIDHVGLSSDFNHGGGVAGYSNVGEAENITRALLKRGYSEADIRKLWGRNFYFLLDKVERDSKNSPWGVSK comes from the coding sequence ATGGCTAATGCTCTTTTTGAAATAAAGTCTTCAGGACTTGACTATAAAACCCTACACAATGTAGTCATTACGTTTGACGCTCATGCAGATGTTCGGGATAATTTTAATACCCAAGAGAATAATCCCAATCTGGACACAGCCGACCAAGTGGATTTGCCCAAACTCGAAAAGGGAAATCTTGATATTATCAATCTTACGCTTTATGCCAGAACCTTACCGCCAACCAAAGACAACTTTGCAGAAGCCGAAAGGATTGTTGACCAAAAACTAAAAGCGATTAAAAAATGGGTAAAAGACAATCCAGAAAAGCTGGAATTTGTCTATAATTCTCCTGATTTTGAAAGAGCTGGCTTTAGCAAACGTCATGGTATTCTTTTGAGTTTTCAAAATGCTTACTGGTTCAACGACCTGAAAGTGATTGATAAATTATACCAAGAAGGCGTAAGGATTTTTGCCTTTAACCATGTCGGAAACAATGCTTTTGCAGGTTCTTCTCGTCCTGTTCCTGCACATGGCGACAACCCCAACGAAGAACTTGGACTTACGCCACTTGGTTATGAAGCCGTAAAAAAACTCAATGATTTAGGGGTGATTATTGATGTTTCGCAATCTTCCAAGAAAGCAACTTTGCAAATCATAGAAGCCAGCCGCCACCCTGTGATTGCCTCCAATTCTGCCGTAAAAGGCAAAGTAAACAATAGCCGAAACCTGAGCGATGAAGAACTAAAAGCCATTGCCAATAAGGGCGGAATTGTACACATTGTGGCTTTTGCTGCTTATTTGAATAATAATCCTCAACAAAAAGAAGATTCGTATCAGCAAGTATATAAACCTTTTGGACTAAAACCAGAAGACGGCAATCCAATTGATAAACTCAGCAAAGAGGATTACCAGAAATTTAATGAAGCGTACCAAAAATTCTCGAAAAGTGCATGGAAATACGCCAGCCTCGACGATTATCTGGACGCAGTGGATTATGCTGTAAAACTCATAGGCATCGACCACGTTGGGCTAAGTTCCGACTTTAATCATGGTGGTGGAGTAGCAGGATATTCAAATGTAGGAGAAGCTGAAAACATTACCAGAGCATTGCTGAAACGTGGTTATTCAGAAGCTGACATCCGAAAACTATGGGGCAGAAATTTCTATTTCTTGCTGGATAAAGTAGAAAGAGATTCAAAAAATAGTCCTTGGGGAGTATCAAAATAA